A single genomic interval of Noviherbaspirillum cavernae harbors:
- a CDS encoding aldehyde dehydrogenase family protein, translating into MENITSLLGTLGADLTQYQGGDLASVTPITGETLTQLRADTAADVADRIAQAERAFRQWRTVPAPRRGELIRLFAEELRAHKADLGRLVTIESGKILQEGMGEVQEMIDICDFAVGLSRQLYGLTIASERPGHRMMETWHPLGVIGVISAFNFPVAVWSWNAALAFVCGNSVVWKPSEKTPLTAIAVQALFDKAMTRFGSDAPQGLSQHLIGGQECGRALVDDAHVALVSATGSTRMGRAVAQACARRLARAILELGGNNGMIVAPSADLELAIRAIVFSAVGTAGQRCTSLRRLFVQEDIYDSLLPRLKKAYASLAVGNPLEQGTLVGPLIDAHAFDAMQEALAHAHAEGGTVHGGERIEIAGGGHYVRPALVEMPAQTGVMHHETFAPILYVVRYRMLEQAIEWHNAVPQGLSSSIFTSDMREAEVFMSSVGSDCGIANVNIGPSGAEIGGAFGGEKETGGGRESGSDAWKAYMRRATNTINYSRALPLAQGISFDI; encoded by the coding sequence ATGGAAAACATCACAAGCTTGCTCGGCACGCTGGGTGCCGATCTGACGCAGTATCAGGGCGGCGACCTCGCCAGTGTGACGCCGATCACCGGCGAAACGCTGACGCAGCTGCGCGCTGATACCGCGGCAGACGTTGCGGACAGGATTGCGCAGGCCGAACGCGCATTCAGGCAATGGCGGACGGTCCCCGCACCGAGACGCGGCGAGCTGATCCGGCTGTTCGCGGAAGAACTGCGTGCGCACAAGGCGGACCTCGGTCGGCTGGTGACGATCGAAAGCGGCAAGATCCTGCAGGAAGGGATGGGCGAAGTGCAGGAGATGATCGACATCTGCGACTTCGCCGTCGGCCTGTCGCGCCAGTTGTACGGCTTGACCATTGCGTCCGAGCGTCCCGGCCACCGAATGATGGAGACGTGGCATCCGCTCGGTGTCATCGGCGTGATTTCAGCCTTCAATTTTCCGGTTGCGGTGTGGTCGTGGAACGCGGCGCTCGCCTTCGTGTGCGGCAACAGCGTGGTGTGGAAGCCGTCCGAGAAAACGCCGCTGACGGCCATCGCGGTGCAAGCCTTGTTCGACAAGGCCATGACCCGATTCGGCAGCGATGCGCCGCAGGGCTTGTCGCAACACCTGATCGGCGGTCAGGAATGCGGCCGCGCGCTGGTCGACGATGCGCACGTGGCGCTGGTCAGCGCCACCGGCAGCACGCGCATGGGACGCGCCGTCGCACAGGCGTGCGCCCGCCGATTGGCGCGCGCGATTCTGGAACTGGGCGGCAACAACGGCATGATCGTCGCGCCAAGCGCCGATCTGGAGCTGGCGATACGTGCCATCGTGTTCTCCGCGGTCGGCACCGCCGGCCAGCGCTGCACCTCGCTGCGCCGTCTGTTCGTGCAGGAGGATATCTACGACAGCCTGCTGCCGCGGCTGAAGAAAGCGTATGCCTCGCTGGCGGTCGGCAATCCGCTTGAGCAGGGCACGCTGGTGGGGCCCTTGATCGACGCGCATGCATTCGATGCGATGCAGGAAGCGCTTGCACACGCCCATGCCGAAGGCGGCACGGTGCATGGCGGCGAGCGGATCGAGATCGCGGGCGGCGGCCACTATGTGCGCCCGGCACTGGTCGAAATGCCGGCCCAGACCGGCGTCATGCATCATGAAACCTTCGCGCCCATCCTCTATGTGGTGCGCTACCGGATGCTGGAGCAGGCGATCGAATGGCACAACGCCGTGCCGCAGGGACTGTCATCGAGCATCTTCACGAGCGACATGCGCGAGGCGGAAGTGTTCATGTCTTCCGTCGGCAGCGATTGCGGCATTGCCAACGTCAACATCGGGCCCAGTGGCGCGGAAATCGGCGGCGCATTCGGCGGCGAAAAGGAAACCGGCGGCGGGCGCGAGTCCGGCTCGGATGCGTGGAAGGCCTACATGCGGCGCGCCACCAATACCATCAATTACAGCCGTGCGCTGCCGCTGGCGCAGGGCATCAGCTTCGATATCTGA
- a CDS encoding response regulator gives MTIFLKTGTPSQSAGMLPFAGRRILVADDNPVNQKLAVRMLEKLGCLAAVADNGAIAARMHASQPYDLVLMDCQMPELDGYQATARIREHDRGQRHTPIVALTSATGPAEREKCAASGMDDFLAKPVQPQVLKNMLGRWLPPPAPLAQDNLEAVHAMFRDDFAELTALYQSDSPKRIDLMREAAAAQDHAQVARIAHSFSGSCASIGAAGLCALCKDLELHARTGALHDIDRRLAAIEAEYARVSAKLQAMLAAP, from the coding sequence ATGACAATATTCTTGAAGACAGGCACCCCAAGCCAAAGCGCAGGCATGCTGCCCTTTGCCGGCCGCCGCATCCTGGTCGCCGACGACAATCCGGTGAACCAGAAGCTCGCCGTGCGCATGCTGGAGAAGCTGGGCTGCCTTGCCGCCGTTGCCGATAATGGCGCGATAGCGGCCCGCATGCACGCCAGCCAGCCGTACGATCTGGTGCTGATGGATTGCCAGATGCCGGAACTCGACGGCTACCAGGCCACCGCCCGCATCAGGGAGCATGATCGCGGGCAGCGGCACACGCCCATCGTCGCGCTGACCTCGGCCACCGGACCGGCCGAACGCGAGAAATGCGCGGCGTCGGGCATGGACGATTTTCTTGCCAAGCCGGTGCAGCCGCAGGTCTTGAAGAACATGCTGGGACGCTGGCTGCCGCCGCCTGCCCCGCTGGCGCAGGACAATCTGGAAGCCGTCCATGCCATGTTCCGCGACGATTTTGCCGAACTGACGGCGCTGTATCAGAGCGATAGTCCCAAGCGCATCGACCTGATGCGGGAGGCCGCAGCGGCACAGGACCATGCGCAGGTTGCAAGGATCGCGCATTCGTTCAGCGGCAGTTGCGCATCGATCGGCGCAGCCGGCCTGTGCGCGCTGTGCAAGGACCTCGAGCTGCACGCCCGGACCGGCGCGCTGCACGACATCGATCGGCGGCTGGCCGCCATCGAGGCGGAATACGCGCGGGTCAGCGCCAAACTGCAGGCGATGCTGGCTGCGCCTTGA